Proteins encoded by one window of Terriglobales bacterium:
- a CDS encoding DMT family transporter codes for MRSWIYLLACNFMWAMQFTCVKLVQDQVGPLFTVWGPMTLATVMLYPLIRSERKHHPAPGAHTKSDVLRYLLMAAVGVFPAQVWVTWGTQMSTASNAALIALTAPITMAILAVFILGEHMTMNRWVSFGLAVVGVLLCSGSDLRHAHFAKSFWLGNMLVFLGLTGSGFYNTYGKKMLERYSPMEMLFYTYSAMFVILTPLVLAREGDVFARIPHFTTQTWVGMILLTFFHNFLSMVLFLKALKVLDAIQASVSNYLVTFFGVPIAALWLGERLTLPAIIGGVLVLGSTILMTFWQEKAPIDASAPTGEAEAASVSGGSRPLA; via the coding sequence ATGCGATCCTGGATCTATCTCCTGGCCTGCAATTTTATGTGGGCCATGCAGTTTACCTGCGTGAAGTTGGTACAGGACCAGGTAGGACCGCTGTTCACTGTTTGGGGTCCGATGACGCTCGCGACCGTGATGCTGTATCCCCTGATTCGCAGCGAACGCAAACATCATCCCGCTCCCGGAGCACACACCAAGTCGGACGTACTGCGGTACCTGCTTATGGCTGCCGTAGGTGTATTTCCAGCGCAAGTGTGGGTGACCTGGGGAACCCAAATGTCCACCGCCAGCAACGCCGCCCTGATAGCGCTAACGGCGCCGATCACCATGGCCATACTCGCCGTGTTCATCCTCGGCGAGCACATGACCATGAATCGTTGGGTCAGCTTTGGGCTGGCTGTAGTGGGAGTGCTGCTATGTTCAGGGTCTGACCTGCGGCACGCGCACTTTGCCAAGAGCTTCTGGCTGGGAAATATGCTGGTGTTTTTGGGACTGACCGGAAGCGGCTTTTACAACACATATGGCAAGAAGATGTTGGAACGATATTCGCCGATGGAGATGCTGTTTTACACCTATTCGGCGATGTTCGTGATCCTCACTCCTCTGGTGCTCGCTAGAGAAGGCGATGTATTTGCCCGCATTCCGCATTTCACAACCCAGACATGGGTAGGCATGATTCTGCTTACGTTCTTTCACAACTTCCTCTCCATGGTGCTTTTCCTGAAAGCGCTGAAGGTGCTGGATGCAATCCAAGCATCAGTGTCGAACTATCTTGTGACCTTTTTCGGAGTTCCCATTGCCGCACTCTGGCTCGGCGAACGTCTTACTCTTCCCGCGATAATCGGCGGTGTGCTGGTACTGGGCAGCACGATCCTGATGACTTTCTGGCAGGAGAAAGCGCCTATCGACGCGTCTGCACCGACCGGAGAGGCTGAGGCCGCGAGCGTATCTGGCGGAAGCAGACCTTTAGCCTGA
- a CDS encoding Gfo/Idh/MocA family oxidoreductase: protein MKKLGVGVVGSGIYGAVHARTYSKDPRVDLLRVWSRSGSRAKKVAQEYHCKPTTRFGDMLEDDRIQLLSIATPDHAHTEYAIAALKAGKHVLLEKPMAKTTKECEAILAARDRSGAKLMVNYHNRWYPAFIAARDAIAEGRIGKPVCANFVLSDTISWVEGNMTWAEHSGPEWFLMTHIADLACWMLGDKPKEVFAMAREGLLRSKGFKTRDLVKATIKTRKGALVHFESSWVLARNWRNPVNDMWLSVQGETGRIDVAADYENITITADKYQTPFVMLNVTEEPPIVDFVSCVLEDKPSPVSGEEGMIATQAVEAVVKSYQTNKVVKLS, encoded by the coding sequence ATGAAGAAACTGGGCGTAGGGGTGGTGGGCAGCGGGATTTACGGTGCGGTCCATGCGCGAACCTACAGCAAGGACCCTCGGGTGGATTTGCTGAGAGTATGGAGCAGGAGTGGGTCACGAGCAAAGAAAGTCGCCCAGGAATATCACTGCAAGCCCACTACACGCTTCGGAGATATGCTGGAGGACGACCGCATTCAGTTGTTGTCCATTGCTACCCCGGATCACGCCCACACGGAGTACGCCATTGCTGCGTTAAAGGCCGGCAAACACGTGCTGCTTGAAAAACCTATGGCCAAAACTACAAAGGAATGCGAAGCCATCCTGGCTGCAAGGGACCGGTCTGGCGCCAAGCTTATGGTGAATTATCACAATCGGTGGTATCCCGCATTCATCGCGGCCAGAGATGCAATTGCGGAGGGTAGGATTGGCAAGCCAGTGTGCGCGAACTTTGTGCTTTCTGACACAATTTCATGGGTGGAAGGCAATATGACCTGGGCTGAACATAGCGGTCCGGAATGGTTTTTAATGACTCACATAGCGGACCTGGCCTGCTGGATGTTGGGGGACAAGCCCAAAGAAGTGTTTGCCATGGCCAGGGAAGGTCTTCTCCGAAGCAAAGGCTTCAAAACCCGTGATTTAGTAAAGGCCACCATAAAAACGAGAAAGGGCGCCCTCGTGCACTTCGAATCATCATGGGTCCTAGCCAGGAATTGGCGCAATCCGGTGAATGACATGTGGCTCTCCGTGCAGGGCGAGACCGGCAGGATTGACGTGGCCGCTGATTACGAGAACATCACGATTACAGCCGACAAGTACCAGACTCCCTTTGTGATGCTGAACGTGACCGAGGAACCTCCGATCGTTGATTTCGTCTCGTGCGTACTCGAGGACAAGCCCTCCCCAGTGAGCGGCGAGGAAGGCATGATCGCCACGCAAGCGGTTGAAGCTGTCGTGAAGTCCTACCAAACCAACAAAGTAGTGAAGCTCTCCTGA
- a CDS encoding Gfo/Idh/MocA family oxidoreductase, whose product MKARRVRMGVVGCGIWGRMHMRAYSQHPSADLVAICDSDKKRALQAAREFGVPQVFTDVTEMLRQNLEGISVATPDTAHAQIAIAAAKLGMHILVEKPLATTVKECQQMIAAAHANDVYLMVDWHNRWNPPYYHAWSAIQAGEIGAVHYIYYRLSDTIYVPTKMLPWAGKSTVMLFLGSHALDTTCWLIGSRPTSVFCRRKEGILKSRRINTADMYITLLDFENGATAVVENSWVLPQSSPSLIDHKCEIVGNKGVIYVDPTHGRAIAKYTEKTLSGFPDAPFPDMFITPEVQGKQMGFGVESIYHFVECIRDGKKPLTSGEDGLLNTRLILAAEESGRTGKTVRL is encoded by the coding sequence GTGAAGGCCCGGCGGGTCCGCATGGGTGTGGTCGGCTGCGGCATTTGGGGGCGAATGCACATGCGTGCTTATTCGCAGCATCCGTCAGCCGACTTGGTGGCCATCTGTGACAGCGATAAGAAACGAGCTTTGCAGGCGGCCAGGGAGTTTGGAGTTCCACAGGTGTTTACAGATGTCACGGAGATGCTGCGGCAGAACCTGGAGGGCATTTCGGTGGCAACACCAGACACTGCTCATGCCCAGATAGCAATAGCAGCAGCCAAGCTCGGCATGCACATACTGGTGGAAAAACCTTTGGCGACTACGGTGAAAGAATGTCAACAGATGATTGCTGCCGCGCACGCCAATGACGTTTACCTGATGGTGGACTGGCACAATCGTTGGAATCCGCCCTACTATCATGCCTGGAGCGCCATCCAAGCCGGAGAGATCGGCGCCGTGCATTACATCTACTACCGCCTGAGCGATACGATTTACGTGCCGACCAAGATGCTGCCCTGGGCCGGAAAGAGTACAGTCATGCTTTTTCTGGGCAGCCATGCCCTCGATACCACTTGCTGGCTGATAGGAAGCCGACCGACCAGTGTGTTCTGCAGGCGGAAGGAAGGCATTCTGAAGTCTCGACGAATCAACACCGCGGACATGTACATAACATTGCTCGATTTTGAGAACGGAGCAACGGCGGTCGTGGAAAACAGCTGGGTGCTGCCGCAGTCTTCGCCTTCGCTCATTGATCATAAATGCGAGATTGTCGGCAACAAGGGCGTGATCTACGTTGATCCCACGCATGGTCGCGCCATTGCCAAGTACACGGAAAAGACGCTGTCCGGGTTTCCCGATGCACCCTTTCCCGATATGTTTATTACTCCTGAAGTCCAGGGGAAACAGATGGGATTCGGGGTCGAGAGTATTTATCACTTTGTGGAATGCATCCGCGATGGGAAGAAGCCGCTGACCAGCGGCGAAGACGGACTACTCAATACGCGATTGATTTTGGCCGCGGAGGAGTCGGGGCGTACCGGCAAAACCGTGCGCCTGTGA
- a CDS encoding zinc-dependent alcohol dehydrogenase family protein has protein sequence MKAAVLENIKQIAVKDIPVPQPKPDEVVIKIKTCGMCGTDLKLYTGQYSARIPVVPGHEYAGEIVEVGKEVRNLKIGQRVVSDPNESCGKCYWCRNHQPCFCNDLAAYGVLRDGGFAEYCTASEKGVYPIPQNVPDEVAAFAEPVSCVVHAVDRIAYRPGETVCIIGGGPLGLIHLQFALNSGASKVLLIDPNETRRALAKKFGADATIDPKQGRVKEQVFDLTNALGADVVIEAVGRTETIEQAFELAKRGGRVVIFGFAPEGQKASFIPFNLLSRELTILGAWVNPYSYSRALDVLSSGRVDVQPLISHRLKLEEIMQGYNMMAKKPNGFIKSLVSP, from the coding sequence ATGAAAGCCGCGGTCCTCGAAAATATTAAGCAAATTGCGGTCAAAGACATTCCTGTCCCTCAACCCAAGCCCGACGAGGTAGTGATCAAGATCAAGACCTGCGGCATGTGTGGAACTGACTTGAAGCTGTACACAGGTCAATACAGCGCCAGGATCCCGGTGGTGCCGGGGCATGAGTATGCCGGTGAAATCGTCGAAGTGGGCAAGGAAGTAAGGAATTTGAAGATCGGACAACGAGTAGTCAGCGATCCCAACGAGAGTTGCGGCAAATGTTATTGGTGTAGGAACCATCAGCCCTGCTTCTGCAATGACCTGGCCGCTTACGGAGTGTTGCGTGACGGTGGCTTTGCCGAGTACTGCACCGCCAGCGAAAAAGGTGTTTACCCGATACCGCAAAATGTTCCTGATGAAGTTGCCGCTTTTGCCGAACCCGTTTCCTGTGTGGTGCACGCGGTGGACAGGATCGCCTATCGTCCTGGAGAAACGGTTTGCATTATCGGAGGCGGGCCGCTGGGGCTGATCCATCTGCAATTTGCACTCAACTCAGGCGCCAGCAAAGTACTTCTCATTGATCCCAATGAAACCCGGCGAGCGTTAGCCAAGAAATTTGGTGCAGACGCGACGATTGATCCCAAGCAAGGCAGAGTCAAGGAACAAGTCTTCGACTTGACGAATGCGCTTGGCGCCGACGTAGTAATCGAAGCGGTGGGTCGGACGGAAACGATTGAGCAGGCCTTTGAGCTGGCTAAACGAGGAGGGCGGGTCGTGATCTTCGGCTTTGCTCCCGAAGGTCAGAAGGCCAGCTTTATCCCTTTTAACTTACTGTCGCGGGAACTGACCATCTTGGGAGCCTGGGTGAATCCATATAGCTATTCGCGGGCACTCGATGTGCTTTCGTCGGGCAGGGTGGATGTGCAGCCACTGATCAGTCACCGATTAAAGCTGGAGGAAATAATGCAGGGGTACAACATGATGGCTAAAAAACCGAACGGCTTCATCAAGTCCCTAGTTTCGCCCTAG
- a CDS encoding aspartate aminotransferase family protein, which yields MTHKWKEYPKSRQMYEDAKRVFAMGVGSQVQSFSRPHPLYMTHGKGSKLYDVDGNEFIDYLLNYGPLILGHSPKVLNDAVRAQLDKGTAFGEPHPLQIEAARLLVEAVPSFEVVNFNNTGSEAVQAVLRLARAVTGRTKFIKFEGHYHGWIDNVFFSFHPDQGEDFGTRENPKPVIHNYSKGITPNVLDNAVALPWNSLESVEKAFRTHKGEIAAILTEPIMSNCGIIMPRPGYLEGLRKLATANGAMLIFDETITGMRGALGGAQEIFGVIPDITCGFKALGGGFPIFVYGASAEIMQVVSNRQAVHAGTFNANAVGCAAAIAVIKELRKDNCGIIRRINEVGKHMMSTIAAMAKKHGITVRIQGPGSVFCVSFHGHEIWDMRDAFDESNDKYFVFRQLLLDNGIHIFPTEKGLWYLSAAHTDEDVQKTLSIVDRVFATMKGMGL from the coding sequence ATGACGCACAAATGGAAGGAGTACCCGAAATCGCGGCAGATGTACGAAGACGCCAAGCGCGTTTTCGCGATGGGAGTGGGATCGCAAGTGCAGAGCTTCAGCCGGCCCCATCCTCTCTACATGACTCATGGGAAAGGAAGCAAGCTCTACGATGTTGATGGTAACGAGTTCATTGATTACTTGCTCAATTACGGACCGCTCATTTTAGGCCACTCCCCGAAAGTATTGAACGACGCGGTCCGGGCACAGCTCGATAAGGGAACAGCCTTCGGCGAACCGCATCCCCTTCAGATCGAAGCCGCTCGCTTGCTGGTGGAAGCGGTGCCCAGCTTTGAGGTAGTGAACTTCAACAACACGGGGTCGGAAGCGGTGCAGGCCGTACTGCGTCTGGCGCGGGCTGTAACCGGCCGCACGAAATTCATCAAGTTTGAGGGCCACTACCACGGATGGATAGACAATGTATTTTTCAGCTTTCATCCCGACCAGGGGGAAGATTTCGGCACTCGTGAAAACCCCAAGCCTGTGATCCACAACTACAGCAAGGGGATCACTCCCAATGTTCTGGACAACGCTGTGGCCCTGCCGTGGAACAGTCTTGAGTCTGTTGAGAAAGCATTCCGCACGCACAAGGGTGAGATTGCCGCAATCCTGACCGAACCCATCATGAGCAATTGCGGCATCATCATGCCCCGTCCCGGCTATCTGGAAGGGCTTCGAAAGCTCGCCACCGCGAACGGAGCCATGCTTATCTTTGACGAGACCATAACCGGAATGCGCGGAGCGCTCGGCGGGGCGCAGGAAATATTCGGCGTGATTCCCGACATCACTTGCGGCTTTAAGGCATTGGGCGGGGGCTTCCCTATCTTCGTCTACGGAGCGAGCGCTGAAATAATGCAAGTGGTCTCGAACCGGCAAGCGGTGCACGCGGGAACTTTCAACGCGAATGCTGTCGGCTGCGCTGCCGCTATTGCAGTGATTAAGGAACTAAGGAAAGACAATTGCGGCATTATTCGCCGCATCAATGAAGTGGGCAAGCACATGATGAGCACAATTGCCGCGATGGCGAAAAAGCATGGGATAACTGTACGCATCCAGGGTCCGGGATCGGTGTTCTGCGTCTCCTTCCACGGTCACGAAATCTGGGACATGCGGGACGCATTCGACGAGTCCAACGACAAGTATTTTGTTTTCCGCCAACTGCTTCTCGACAACGGAATCCATATTTTTCCCACCGAAAAGGGCCTCTGGTACCTTTCCGCCGCGCACACCGATGAGGATGTCCAGAAAACGCTGAGCATAGTAGACCGCGTTTTCGCCACCATGAAGGGCATGGGTTTGTGA
- a CDS encoding ROK family protein: MNRVSTVREKDKAVIMATVRRFGPISQVGIHDLTRIRPATISPLVRELLASGKLNVVGHADNPMGRKQVMLRINEESGYVVALDFDEEFVDVALLDLHPRVRRSLREPTNLASGIDGLLEQLFSCVERIIPQSGLQAQSIQGIGVGVPGLVNPSTGTVMMSSTIEFWKQIELKKLFETRFGISTVVENNSRTKAVAERVLGAGHMSEDMIYVEYGKGIGSGIIVGGKVLHGHSYSAGELGHTHVGADDRACKCGSFGCLEAIAGISALEREVQSELRNGSQSALGKNGDESHLDGWMVLKAARTGDKLCVAMVERLGHHLGLALANLVNLFNPSTIVLDSRLEAAGLQLLEQVSRVVRLQALKHATEGLVFRFGSLGSEVGVLGAGLLITERLFEVPLLKPPRFIIEHEAFSTRGSKGTASRSVAARAGGTLASMPRAKLGT; this comes from the coding sequence ATGAATCGCGTGTCAACCGTTCGCGAGAAAGATAAAGCGGTGATTATGGCCACCGTCCGCCGCTTTGGCCCGATCTCACAGGTTGGCATCCATGATCTCACCCGAATTCGGCCGGCCACCATCTCACCTTTGGTTCGGGAATTATTGGCAAGCGGCAAGCTCAATGTAGTCGGACACGCAGACAACCCAATGGGTAGAAAGCAAGTAATGTTGCGCATCAACGAAGAGTCCGGCTATGTCGTCGCACTGGATTTTGATGAAGAGTTCGTGGATGTTGCGCTCCTCGATTTGCATCCTCGTGTGCGGCGCTCGCTACGCGAACCCACCAATCTGGCTTCAGGTATTGATGGCTTGCTTGAGCAGCTGTTCTCTTGTGTGGAACGGATCATCCCGCAGTCGGGGTTGCAGGCGCAATCGATCCAGGGAATCGGAGTTGGGGTTCCGGGACTGGTAAATCCCAGCACGGGCACGGTGATGATGTCGTCCACTATCGAGTTTTGGAAACAGATCGAATTAAAAAAACTTTTTGAGACTCGGTTCGGTATTTCGACAGTTGTCGAGAATAATTCCCGTACCAAAGCAGTGGCCGAGCGCGTCCTCGGTGCCGGCCATATGTCGGAAGACATGATCTACGTCGAATACGGGAAGGGAATTGGCTCCGGGATCATTGTCGGCGGCAAAGTTCTTCACGGGCATAGTTACAGTGCGGGTGAACTCGGTCACACACACGTGGGTGCAGATGACCGAGCCTGCAAGTGCGGAAGCTTCGGCTGCCTGGAAGCCATCGCCGGCATCTCGGCCCTGGAGCGAGAGGTTCAAAGCGAGCTGCGAAACGGAAGTCAATCCGCTCTCGGGAAAAACGGAGATGAAAGCCACCTTGACGGTTGGATGGTCTTGAAGGCCGCCCGAACCGGCGACAAGTTATGCGTCGCCATGGTTGAGCGATTAGGTCATCATCTGGGACTAGCTTTGGCGAACCTGGTGAACCTGTTTAATCCCTCAACCATCGTCCTCGATTCTCGGCTCGAGGCTGCCGGGCTGCAGTTACTTGAGCAGGTTAGCCGGGTCGTACGCCTTCAGGCTTTGAAGCACGCTACCGAGGGTCTTGTCTTTCGCTTTGGGAGCTTAGGCTCAGAGGTAGGCGTGCTCGGAGCCGGTCTCCTGATCACGGAACGTTTGTTTGAGGTTCCCCTTCTGAAGCCACCGCGATTCATCATCGAGCATGAAGCGTTTTCTACTCGCGGATCGAAAGGAACTGCAAGCAGGAGCGTTGCCGCACGCGCGGGGGGTACGTTGGCTTCAATGCCTAGGGCGAAACTAGGGACTTGA
- a CDS encoding family 20 glycosylhydrolase: MTKNFACVTSIILSLIFFLILPAATFAREYHLMPQPARLLPGNGRLMIDGSFRVSLVGYQEPRLQIAAARFIKQLSLQTGIPINDALAQSPSAALIIHCDHAGEPVQSVRENESYSLHISPTQAILSAPTTVGALRGMATFKQLVEFDGTGVSVPALVIEDQPRFPWRGLMVDVSRRWIPPPLIKRNLDAMAAVKMNVLHWHLTDDQGFRIESLKFPKLQQMGSDGKYYTQDEVRDIVAYARDRGIRVVPEFDMPGHTGSWFVGYPELASAPGPFSMERNLGIRDAAMDPTRETVYQFLDEFMGEISRLFPDEYFHIGGDEVNGKQWKANPRIQAFMRAHNMKDHHDLQAYFNQRLLRIVQKHGKKMVGWDEVLHPDLPKDIVVQSWRGQQSLANAARGGYMGILSTGYYLDLMEPASASYKVDPLGAEAASLTPEEKKKVLGGEACVWTENIDAQTFDSANWPRTAAIAERLWSPAEVQDSDSMYRRLEFVSRQLEWLGLTQRASSRMMLERLAGDADPAPLIALDAVLVPLNCDTRREVHPYTSLTPLNRLVDATPPESDGARELAKLVSDWQANKELVRQRLSFLRDNHTHVLSVMQSSALLQEAIPLAENVAALATAGLEALDYLDRHQAPPAEWVTKQNALLQKAAKPHAELLIGIADPVSRLVSAAQNSTK, encoded by the coding sequence ATGACAAAAAACTTCGCTTGCGTCACATCAATTATTCTGTCGCTTATCTTTTTTTTAATTCTTCCCGCCGCCACTTTCGCTCGCGAATACCACTTGATGCCACAACCGGCGCGACTTCTGCCGGGCAACGGTAGGCTGATGATCGATGGCTCGTTTCGTGTTTCATTGGTGGGGTATCAAGAGCCGCGCCTCCAAATCGCTGCGGCCCGGTTCATCAAGCAGCTCAGTTTGCAGACCGGAATTCCAATAAATGATGCCCTTGCGCAATCGCCCAGCGCAGCGTTAATCATCCACTGCGATCACGCCGGAGAACCCGTGCAGTCAGTTCGCGAAAACGAGTCTTACAGTTTGCACATAAGTCCCACGCAGGCGATTCTTTCGGCTCCGACGACGGTCGGCGCGCTGCGTGGCATGGCAACGTTCAAGCAGCTGGTCGAATTCGATGGAACTGGTGTCTCGGTGCCTGCGTTGGTGATTGAAGACCAGCCGCGGTTCCCTTGGCGTGGGCTCATGGTGGACGTCTCGCGCCGGTGGATTCCGCCCCCGCTCATCAAGCGCAATCTCGATGCCATGGCTGCCGTCAAGATGAATGTGCTGCACTGGCATCTCACCGATGACCAGGGATTTCGCATCGAGAGTTTAAAATTTCCCAAGCTTCAGCAGATGGGCTCCGACGGCAAGTACTACACCCAGGACGAAGTCCGCGACATCGTCGCGTATGCTCGTGACCGCGGCATTCGCGTGGTGCCGGAATTCGATATGCCCGGTCACACCGGTAGCTGGTTTGTTGGTTATCCCGAACTAGCCAGCGCACCTGGGCCCTTTTCTATGGAGCGCAATCTCGGCATTCGCGACGCGGCTATGGATCCCACTCGCGAAACGGTTTACCAGTTCCTCGATGAATTTATGGGCGAAATATCGAGACTGTTCCCGGACGAATACTTCCACATTGGCGGCGACGAGGTGAATGGGAAACAGTGGAAGGCGAATCCACGGATACAGGCCTTCATGCGAGCACACAACATGAAGGACCATCACGATCTGCAGGCCTACTTTAATCAGCGCCTGCTGCGAATCGTGCAGAAGCACGGCAAAAAAATGGTGGGCTGGGATGAGGTCCTCCATCCCGACCTGCCCAAAGACATTGTGGTGCAGTCTTGGCGAGGGCAGCAGTCGCTGGCCAATGCCGCTCGCGGCGGCTACATGGGAATTCTTTCCACTGGCTACTACCTTGACCTGATGGAGCCGGCTTCTGCCAGCTACAAAGTTGATCCGCTGGGAGCGGAAGCGGCTAGCCTCACGCCCGAGGAGAAGAAAAAAGTTTTGGGCGGCGAAGCCTGCGTGTGGACCGAAAATATTGACGCGCAGACTTTCGATTCCGCCAACTGGCCCCGCACCGCCGCAATCGCGGAACGATTATGGTCACCGGCCGAGGTCCAGGACAGTGATTCGATGTACCGGCGGCTTGAGTTTGTAAGCCGGCAGCTGGAGTGGCTCGGGCTGACCCAAAGGGCTTCTTCGCGCATGATGCTGGAGCGGCTGGCTGGCGATGCTGATCCTGCGCCTCTGATTGCGCTTGATGCAGTCCTTGTACCGCTTAACTGCGATACGCGCAGAGAGGTCCACCCGTACACCAGCCTCACCCCACTGAACCGCTTGGTGGACGCCACTCCACCGGAGAGCGACGGCGCGCGCGAACTTGCTAAATTGGTTTCAGATTGGCAGGCCAACAAAGAATTGGTCCGGCAGCGACTCTCGTTTCTACGCGATAACCATACGCATGTGCTCTCGGTGATGCAGAGTTCCGCCTTGCTGCAGGAGGCAATTCCTTTAGCTGAAAATGTTGCGGCATTAGCGACAGCGGGACTGGAAGCTTTGGACTATTTAGATCGGCATCAGGCGCCGCCGGCGGAATGGGTCACAAAACAAAATGCCCTGCTTCAGAAAGCAGCAAAACCGCATGCAGAATTGCTGATCGGAATTGCGGATCCGGTTTCGAGACTTGTGAGCGCAGCGCAGAACAGCACTAAATAA